A window of Chryseobacterium aquaeductus genomic DNA:
GAAATGGAAGTTTTGGCTTCTAAAAAGATTCTTTCGGAGGTTGTTAATGATCTGCCTTTGCAATGTGTAATTTACAGCCCAGGTAAATTTTATGATACAGAATTATACAGAACTCAATCGCCAATAATAATTCAAGTTATTAATGAGAAACCTTTCACTGAGTCACCAAAGAAAAAAATTGAGGTACTGGTAAGTGGTAATACTCTTACGTTAAGTTCCGAGGAAATTGATAAACCTATAAAAACTTTTTTTAACAAAACAATTAGTCTTCCCTATGCTAATTTAATGATTATAAAAAATCCGGTTTTTAATTATAATGAATTAAAAGGTATCGAAAACTACAATTCTCTATATTTTGTTTACAAGACTAAAGAAAGTGTAATTGATGATTTGCAGGACGCAATTAATGTTAATCTTAGTAACAAAGATGCCACAGTGATTAATCTTGCTTTACGATATGAAAATAGAAATAAAGCTAAAGACATACTCAATACTCTTGTTAAGAAGTATAACAATGAGGCAATTACCGAGAAAAATACCGAGTCTGAAAAGACAAAAAAATTCATAGACGACAGAGTTGGCTTGATCTCAAGAGAATTGGGAAATGTTGAATTAAAGAAAGAGGGTTTTAAAACAAGCAATGAGATCGTAGATATTTCATCACAAGTAGGTATTAATCTACAATCTGGTACAGAGGCAGAAAAACGACAGCTCGAACTTCAAACCCAGCTCGAAATAAATAATATGTATCTAAATTCTCTAAATGGAAAAGCCAAGGATGAGATTTTACCAGGAAATATAGGTTTGGATAATGGTGCTGCTGCCAATGCTATTGCTACATATAATAAAGCAGTTTTAGATCGAAATAGATTATTAGAGAATGCTACCTCGGAAAACCCTTTGGTAAAAGGTCTCAACGAGGAAATACGAATTTTAAGATCTACAATAAAAGAAAGTTTAAATAAAAGTAGATCAAATATTCTCCTAACAATTGGTAAGATATCATCACAGGAGCAGAAAAGTGATCAGCTGCTGAGAAAAGTTCCATCTCAAGAACGGCTGTTTAGAGATATTGAAAGACAACAGCAAATTAAAGAACAGCTATATTTACTATTGCTTCAGAAAAGGGAAGAAACGGCTATTACGCTGGCAATGTCATCAGACAAGGCAAGAATATTAGATCTTGCATATAGTAAGAGAAAGCCAGTTGCACCACTGAAGATGGTTATATTGGGAATATCTGTGTTGCTGGGATTAGGAATACCTTTTCTTATTATTTTTCTTAAAAGATTTTTTAACACGAAAATATCTGATTCCAAAAGTATTAATAAAATCACAGACGTTGCCATTATTGCTGAGATTCCGCATTTGCTTCCAAGAGAAAACAAAATCATCCAGCCGAATGACGTTACTAATTTAGCAGAAGCTTTTAGAATTTTAGCTACAAATGTCAATCTTCTTTTGCCTGTCTCCCAACAGAAAAATAAAACGATATTAGTAACATCAAGTGTAAAAGGAGAAGGCAAAACTTTAGTGTCAATGAATTTAGCATTAAGTATTGCCAAACCAGGAAGAAAAATACTTTTGATAGGGTCTGATATTAGAAATCCCCAGTTACAGAGGTATAAGCCGGAGATGAAAAATGCGGTAGGACTGACAGAGTTTTTATATGGAAGCATCCAAGATGTAAATGATATTATACATCCAAGTGGTTTTAATAATAATTGCGACTTTATTTTCTCAGGGATTATTCCACCAAATCCTGTAGATCTTCTTGAGAATGGTAATTACGGAGTTTTACTAGATAAGATAAAAGATTTGTATGATTATATTATCATAGATTCAGCACCACTAATGCCGGTAACAGATACATTTACGCTAATAAAATATGCTGATGCCATACTTTATATTGTGCGTTCTGAAAAAACAGAATTATCTTACATAGAATTTGCAGATTCTGTAGCAAATGATAAGTTAAAAAATGTAAGTTTCGTGCTTAATGATGTACAAGATTACAATTTTGGGTACGGTAATAAGCAAGGATACGGATACAGTAACACACAAACAACGGCTGGTTTTTGGAATAAAGTATTATCCGTTTTCAGATAGCAATTAACAAACGCTGAAAAACAGTATGTTTTATTATGAATCCGCTCGAAATTTTTAATCTAAAATACTTTACAATTTATTTCGTGTTCGCACTCATTGCTTTTATTTTTGCGATGTATGTTGATGTGAAAAAAAAGCATTATAACAACATTTCAAAATTTGCAACTGCAGTATTTTTCGCTATTATAATATTTCTTTTCGGACTCCGAGATTTACAAGTAGGTTCAGATACTGAAATGTATAAATGGATGTTTCTTACATACAATAATACGGATTTTGGTATTCAGCTCATTTTTAAATACTTGATTATTATAATGCATTTTTTTACAAATAATTATCAGTATTTTTTATTGACTGTAAGCATGTTTTATTTGCTTGTCATTTTTTGGTCTATTAACGTTTTTCTTGAAAGTTTTGAGAGCAATTTTCTTTTAATTGGTTTTGCATTTATCAGCGTGTTCTTTTTTCGTCAGTTAGGAATCAATATTGTAAGACAAGGAGTTTCGTTAGCGTTTGTATTACTTGCTGTAAGCTACTATTTTAAAGACAGTAAAAATGTAAAAACTTGGGTTCTGCCATTTATTGTTGCAATTGGTTTTCATTCAGCTACAGTAGTTATTTTGCTTCTATTTGTTTTTATAGTTTTGGTAAAAAAAGCGACACTCAGATTTTATTATATTTGGTACATAACTTTGTTGTGTATATCTGCAATGGGAGGTAGTATTTTGTCCCTCGGGACATTTTTAAATTATTTTTTAGTAATAGATAGCGGTAAAGCAGATTTTTATGTAAAAGGAGAAGGCGCAGGAGATTATGTTACAGGTTTCAAAGCACAATTTGCAGCATTTAACACTATTTTTCTTATTATCTTTTCACTGATCAACTATAAGATTTTAAAGAATGAAGATGAAAACTATAAAATGCTCCTGAAATACTTTATGCTAATAAGCGGCGTGTTTTTTATGATGTTTCAAATTCCATTTTCAGATAGATGGGGTGTGATGACGTGGGTCACAATACCTTTTTTAATGGCACCTCTTTTTAGTGTAAAAAATACATCTCGCTTCGCAATTCCGACTGTGTTGTTTTTTATTTTTATCTTTGTATTCTTTAATATTTATAACAATAGCTGATGCCTGATGTTACTGTAGCAATACCTTTTTACAATGCAGAAAAATACTTAGAGGCTGCTATTACTTCTGTTCTTTCACAGACATTTAGTGACTTTACGCTACTATTAATTGACGATGGCTCTACAGATGGCTCTTTACAAATCGCAAAGAAATTTCTTATTGATAAAAGAGTTGAAGTTCTTTCAGACGGCAAAAATATAAATTTGGGAAATCGTCTTAATCAGATTCCTCTGATTACTAAAACTCAATACTTAGCAAGAATGGATGCAGATGATATTATGCATCCACAACGAATTGAAAAGCAGCTTGAGATCTTAAAAAGTCATCCAGATATTGATGTTTTAGGTTCAAATGCATATTCAATCGATGAAAATAATAATGTCGTAGGTAAAAGAATGAGTGTTACAGGACAACATCCCATTCCCGTAAGTACTTTTACGCATCCTACAATAATTGCAAAAACTGAATGGTTTCTAAAAAATCCTTACGATGTTTTTGCCCTTAGAGTGGAAGATTCTGAACTTTGGCTAAGAACTAAAGATATATATAATTTTAAAGCAACCCCCGAAGCATTACTTTTTTATCGAGAAATTGGTAAAGACTACTACAAAAAATATTTTAAAGGTTGGAGAGGTGTCTTTTACGTTCTTAAAAAGCATCATTTCTCCAGAAAGTATCTGATGTTTTCTTGCAAATACTTTATTGTAAGTTTTATATATTTATTTTTTAATGTAATAGGATTAGAATATCTTTTAATTCAAAAGAGAAATAAATTAAAATTGGAAAAAAAGAATTATATATTTTACATCTAGATATCTTAATGATGACTAACTTTATAATGAGCATATTTAGACTTGTAATAGTACTTTTAATTTGGAGCATCAGCTTCAATGCACAAAGTTTTGCAAAGAAAAATGTACCACAAAACTTAATAGATAAGTATTATCAACCTAATTACACTAGTAACTTTTACAAGCTAAAAAACATTAAAATTGTACAAAAAAGTGTACTAAAGGGTAAAGATCATACTGAGGTTTTGCAAAGAATATTGAATACCTACCAAATTATTCTATTACCTAATGAAACAATTTTTATAAACAAAAACGGATTAAAAATTGGGTCTAATAAAAAACTCCTATTTCAGAAAAATACAAAAATAAAATTTTTAGGTGGTACTGAAGGGAAACTTTCAGATGTTCTTAAAATCTATGATGCGAAAAATGTTGAAATTATAAACCCAGTTATTATTGGCAGTAGGTATCTGAAGACAGAGCAAACTGGTCAGTGGAACGGAGGTATTTCTGTTTTAAACTCTTCTAATGTCACAATCATAAATCCTAAGATAACAGAGTCTTTCGGGGATGGAATAACAATTGGTTCAGAGGACGGAGGTTTCTCTGAAAACGTTATAGTTAAAGGTGGTTGGATTGATACAGCAAGAAGGAATGGGATTTCAATTACTTCAGGGAAAAATGTAACTGTGCAAAATATTTTGGTTTCAAATACTTACGAGCATGAACCAGAAGCAGGTATAGATATAGAAGCGAGCTGGAACAAAGATAGACTTGAGGATATTTTTATTAAGGATGTATGTACATATAATAACAGTTCAATGGGAATTTCAATTAATCTCAATGGGTTGGCAACAGACAAAATTCAAGAGGTGAAATTTACCAGTATTACTATAGACGGTCATGAAGATATAGAATCTAGGCATGGTCTTTTAACTTCACTCAACACAGTACCTCGTACTTTTGATACAAATGGATATATAATTGTAAAAAATGTGTCTTGGAAAGAAAGTAGAGAAATATCATATTGGAAATCACAACAAAATCATAGTATTAATATCACATTTTCGAATGTTAGAATTGATGATCTCCAAAAAAAAGTTCAATTTGAAAATAGCATTAAAAACTTAAAAAACATAAAGCTTCTGCGCTGATGAAAATTTTACATGTAATTACACGCTCTGACTTAGGAGGTGCACAATCAGTAGTTATTAACCTTGCTAATACAATGTGTTTTGATCATGATATAACCGTAGTAGCTGGTGAAAATGGTCCTATGTGGAATGCTTTAGATGATAGAATCACCAAAATACAAATTAGAGAGATAGTAAGAGAAGTTTCTTTTTTTAAGGATACTACTGCATTTTTGAAACTCAAAGAATTGTATTCCTCTCTTAACCCGGATGTAGTTCATCTTCATTCGTCCAAAATAGGAGTTTTGGGAAGACTTGCATTTCCTAAATCAAAAATTGTTTATTCTATTCATGGCTTCGACTCCATAAGGATAGCTCATAGAAAATTTTTGCCTTTGGAAAAACTCCTTAAGAACAGATGTAAAGCTATAGTCTTGGCAAGTGATTACGATAAAAGAAATATTATTGATGAAGGTATTATAAATAATCTTCATGTTGTATACAATGGAGTTTGCAGACCGCAAATGGAAACCGACTTGTCAATTGAAAAGCTGGAATTGTATGATAAAGTTGTTATGTGTATTGCCAGAATATCACCGCAAAAGCGTTTTGATAGTTTTTTAGAAATAGCAAGATTATTACCAAAATATGCTTTCGTTTGGATAGGAGCAGATAAAAAATACACAAATTTACCTTCCAATGTCTTTTGTTTAGAAAGCATGCCGAATGCCAAAAGGTATATTCAACTTGCCGATATCTTTGTTCTTCCTACAAATTATGAAGGTGTACCAATTGTTATCATTGATGCACTTAGTTATGGTAAACCTGTAGTGGCATCAGAAGTGGGAGGTATCTCTGAAATTGTACGTAATGGAATAAATGGTTATGTACTTGAAAATAATAGTGATTCTTTTGCAGAAAAAATAAAATACATACTAGAAAATAAAGATGTCTGTAAGAATTTTTCAGATAAATCAGAACAAATATATTTAGGAAGTTTAACAATAGACGAGATGGTAAAGCAGTATTACAGCATATATAAAATGTAAATTATAATAAAAGTAAAGTTTCTATCTAGTATAGGAATGTTATAATGCAGTTTTTTTAAGTTATGTTAATATGTAATATAAAAAATGATGATAATTAATTTAAAAAGCAATAAATTTAGCGTCGCAAAAAAAACAGAATTTGTATTTAGATAAGTTTAATGTCAAATGAGTTGAAACGATTGATAGTTTATAATGAATAATAATATTTTTTTTAAATAATATTTATATCTTTCAAAAATTATTTATTATAACTTATTCATTATAGAATAGCGACTTTGTGAAGACAATTGATGAAAAGAGTGGAAAAAAGTTTGACAAAACCCTTTGGGACAATAAAAGAAAGTAAGCAGGTCTTCAAAATTACGGGATCCGTGAAAGTGTGTCTTTTTATTAATGTGAGTGATATTTCTTTAAAGCTTTTTAGTGACAGAAAATTTAGGAAAAAATATAAAGCTATTGTATACGACTCACGCCAATCAAAAATTACAGTTACAGAATATTTAGAAAAGTTCAATATCAAGTGTATAGTTTTAGAAACATCAAATATTACCCATCTGCATAAAAATATTGCTAATGAAATAGTAGCAGCAAGAAATAAAGGGATTGCTGTATACGATGCTCATGAGTTCTATGAATATGTGAATAAAAGAATACCTCTCATCAGATTAAAAACGAATGAATATTTGGTAGACGATATATTTACGATAGGACAAAAACAGGAAAAATTTAATCTGAAAAGATTTATCGATATTTTAGTAAGTGTTTTATTGCTTCCAATTGTTATCCCACTTATAATTTTAGGTTTTATTCTAGTAAAACTGACCTCGCATGGCAGCGTTCTCTTCTCTCAGGAAAGGGTAGGTAAAAATTCTAAAAACTTTACGATTTATAAAATCAGAACTATGGTATCAAAGCATAGTGGTGATTTTACAACAAAAAATGACTTGCGCATCAATGGTGTAGGGAAGTTTTTACGGCTAACAAAAATTGATGAACTTCCTCAGCTTTGGAATATATTAAAAGGTGATATGAGTTTGATAGGTCCTCGCCCCGAAAGACCCCATTTTGTTAAAATCAGTAATGAAGAGAATGCAATGTTTGATCTAAGGCATCTTATAAAACCTGGCGTTACAGGGTGGGCACAAGTAAATCTACCAACAGCAACACCGAAAGATAATCTAGAGAAGCTGGAATATGATTTATTTTATATAAAAAATTATTCTGTATTTTTCGATGTTATTATTGTATTCAAAACGTTAAAAATAGTTTTCACTTTAAACAGTAATTAAAATTAATTAGTCATTCCTTAAAATTCCCATAACATTTTGATTTTCAATTTTATGAGTTCTGAATTCGTAAAAAAAATGTTGTGAAAAATTGCAGAAAATCGTATTTTTAGGGTATAAAAAGTGGCAAAATGTTAGGCAAAATAAAAGATGATTTACAGCAAAATTTATTCAAAACTAGGCTTACTGAACTCATTAATATGGAGCATCCGTTGGTAAAATTGGCACATGAGATTTCCTGGGATAAAATAGAGTCAGAGTTTGAAAATTTATTTTCGGAAGGCGGAAGACCTTCTATTGCGATTCGCAAAATAGCAGGAATGCTTTTGCTCAAGGAGATGTTTAAAGAAAGCGATGAGACGGTTGTAGAAAGATGGATTGAGAATGCGTATTGGCAGTATTTCACAGGAGAAACCTTTTTTCAGACCCAGCAGCCTTTCGATCCGAGCAATTTTGTACACTTTAGAAAAAGAATTGGCGAGAACGGATTGGAATTTCTTTTGGGACAAAGCGTTTCCCTTCATCCCAAAGCCAAAACAGAAGATGAAGTTCAGGTAGACACCACCGTTCAGGAGAAGAATATTACTTTTCCCACGGATGCGAAACTGGCAAAAAAAGTAATTGATAATTGCGGAAGAATAGCCGAAAAAGAAGGTGTTATACAAAGGCAAAGCTACAGAAGAGTAAGCAAACAACTGCTGAGGAATGCTTATTTTGGACACCATCCCAAAAGGCAGAAAAATGCTAGAATGGCAAGAAAAAAACTCAGGACTATCGGCAAAAGATTGCTTCGGGAATTGGAAAGAAAACTTCCTAAAGATGTTTTGAGAAACCACGAAGACGTTTTTAAAATTTACCTCAAAGCACTTACTCAAGAACGTAACACGAAAGATAAAATTTACAGTCTTCACGAGCCTCAAATCGCCTGTATTGCGAAAGGAAAATCGGGAAAGAATTACGAGTTTGGGACAAAAGTAGCGGTAGTAAGAGGTCGGAAAACAGGCATCATCACCTCGGTAAAGAGATTTCTTGGCAATCCTCACGATAGTAAAACATTAGAAGAATCCTTGGCACAAAGTGAACGGGTGAGAAAATCCGTTGGCGGAACAAGACCTACGAAAGCCACTACAGACCGAGGATTTAGAGGAATCAAAGAAGTAGAAGGAACAGCAATTTTGCTTCCCACAAAAAAAGGAAAAACAAAATATGGGCAACAAGTAGCCAGATTAAGATTCCGAGCAAGAGCAGCAATAGAACCTTGTATCTCACATTTAAAAAGAAACCACTCCTTAGGATTAAACTTTCTGAAAGGAGTGGCTGGAGATATTCATAATGCATTATTAGCCGGTATTGGATACAATTTGAAAATGAGATTGAACCAACTTAAAAAACAAATTCTTCTTTGGCTCGAACTTGTTTTCAAAATATTTTTAGCCAAATATAATTTTCAAAATGAAAAATTAGCTTTTTAAGGAATGACTAATTACTTGATAAAATAAAATTTACTCTTTTACACAAACTCTTTTAAAATTTAATCTAAATTAGATGCCAGATCTATAACATATCAGTAAATGAAAATAAAAAAAACTCCACTAAAAGACTGTTACATCATTGAACCTACAATTTTTGAAGATGAAAGAGGTTATTTTTTCGAAAAGTATAACGAGAAAAAATTTGAAGAATTGACAGGTATGAATGGTCATTTTGTTCAGGATAATATTTCGAAGTCATCTTATGGTGTGCTTAGAGGTTTGCATCTACAAAAAGGTGAACATGCTCAGGCGAAACTGGTCTCTTGTCTTGAAGGAAAAGTTTGGGATGTTGCAGTAGATCTACGTGAAGATTCTCCAACTTTCGGAAAATGGTTCGGAATTGAGCTTACTGAAGAAAATAAACTTCAATTATATGTTCCAAGGGGCTTCGGTCATGGTTTTTCTGTTATTAGTGATCACGCAGTTTTTGCTTATAAATGCGATAATTTCTATAACAAAGAATCTG
This region includes:
- a CDS encoding right-handed parallel beta-helix repeat-containing protein — protein: MMTNFIMSIFRLVIVLLIWSISFNAQSFAKKNVPQNLIDKYYQPNYTSNFYKLKNIKIVQKSVLKGKDHTEVLQRILNTYQIILLPNETIFINKNGLKIGSNKKLLFQKNTKIKFLGGTEGKLSDVLKIYDAKNVEIINPVIIGSRYLKTEQTGQWNGGISVLNSSNVTIINPKITESFGDGITIGSEDGGFSENVIVKGGWIDTARRNGISITSGKNVTVQNILVSNTYEHEPEAGIDIEASWNKDRLEDIFIKDVCTYNNSSMGISINLNGLATDKIQEVKFTSITIDGHEDIESRHGLLTSLNTVPRTFDTNGYIIVKNVSWKESREISYWKSQQNHSINITFSNVRIDDLQKKVQFENSIKNLKNIKLLR
- a CDS encoding IS5 family transposase, which encodes MLGKIKDDLQQNLFKTRLTELINMEHPLVKLAHEISWDKIESEFENLFSEGGRPSIAIRKIAGMLLLKEMFKESDETVVERWIENAYWQYFTGETFFQTQQPFDPSNFVHFRKRIGENGLEFLLGQSVSLHPKAKTEDEVQVDTTVQEKNITFPTDAKLAKKVIDNCGRIAEKEGVIQRQSYRRVSKQLLRNAYFGHHPKRQKNARMARKKLRTIGKRLLRELERKLPKDVLRNHEDVFKIYLKALTQERNTKDKIYSLHEPQIACIAKGKSGKNYEFGTKVAVVRGRKTGIITSVKRFLGNPHDSKTLEESLAQSERVRKSVGGTRPTKATTDRGFRGIKEVEGTAILLPTKKGKTKYGQQVARLRFRARAAIEPCISHLKRNHSLGLNFLKGVAGDIHNALLAGIGYNLKMRLNQLKKQILLWLELVFKIFLAKYNFQNEKLAF
- a CDS encoding sugar transferase, yielding MKRVEKSLTKPFGTIKESKQVFKITGSVKVCLFINVSDISLKLFSDRKFRKKYKAIVYDSRQSKITVTEYLEKFNIKCIVLETSNITHLHKNIANEIVAARNKGIAVYDAHEFYEYVNKRIPLIRLKTNEYLVDDIFTIGQKQEKFNLKRFIDILVSVLLLPIVIPLIILGFILVKLTSHGSVLFSQERVGKNSKNFTIYKIRTMVSKHSGDFTTKNDLRINGVGKFLRLTKIDELPQLWNILKGDMSLIGPRPERPHFVKISNEENAMFDLRHLIKPGVTGWAQVNLPTATPKDNLEKLEYDLFYIKNYSVFFDVIIVFKTLKIVFTLNSN
- a CDS encoding EpsG family protein, which gives rise to MKKKHYNNISKFATAVFFAIIIFLFGLRDLQVGSDTEMYKWMFLTYNNTDFGIQLIFKYLIIIMHFFTNNYQYFLLTVSMFYLLVIFWSINVFLESFESNFLLIGFAFISVFFFRQLGINIVRQGVSLAFVLLAVSYYFKDSKNVKTWVLPFIVAIGFHSATVVILLLFVFIVLVKKATLRFYYIWYITLLCISAMGGSILSLGTFLNYFLVIDSGKADFYVKGEGAGDYVTGFKAQFAAFNTIFLIIFSLINYKILKNEDENYKMLLKYFMLISGVFFMMFQIPFSDRWGVMTWVTIPFLMAPLFSVKNTSRFAIPTVLFFIFIFVFFNIYNNS
- a CDS encoding glycosyltransferase yields the protein MKILHVITRSDLGGAQSVVINLANTMCFDHDITVVAGENGPMWNALDDRITKIQIREIVREVSFFKDTTAFLKLKELYSSLNPDVVHLHSSKIGVLGRLAFPKSKIVYSIHGFDSIRIAHRKFLPLEKLLKNRCKAIVLASDYDKRNIIDEGIINNLHVVYNGVCRPQMETDLSIEKLELYDKVVMCIARISPQKRFDSFLEIARLLPKYAFVWIGADKKYTNLPSNVFCLESMPNAKRYIQLADIFVLPTNYEGVPIVIIDALSYGKPVVASEVGGISEIVRNGINGYVLENNSDSFAEKIKYILENKDVCKNFSDKSEQIYLGSLTIDEMVKQYYSIYKM
- a CDS encoding glycosyltransferase family 2 protein, which gives rise to MPDVTVAIPFYNAEKYLEAAITSVLSQTFSDFTLLLIDDGSTDGSLQIAKKFLIDKRVEVLSDGKNINLGNRLNQIPLITKTQYLARMDADDIMHPQRIEKQLEILKSHPDIDVLGSNAYSIDENNNVVGKRMSVTGQHPIPVSTFTHPTIIAKTEWFLKNPYDVFALRVEDSELWLRTKDIYNFKATPEALLFYREIGKDYYKKYFKGWRGVFYVLKKHHFSRKYLMFSCKYFIVSFIYLFFNVIGLEYLLIQKRNKLKLEKKNYIFYI
- the rfbC gene encoding dTDP-4-dehydrorhamnose 3,5-epimerase; its protein translation is MKIKKTPLKDCYIIEPTIFEDERGYFFEKYNEKKFEELTGMNGHFVQDNISKSSYGVLRGLHLQKGEHAQAKLVSCLEGKVWDVAVDLREDSPTFGKWFGIELTEENKLQLYVPRGFGHGFSVISDHAVFAYKCDNFYNKESEGSVKYNDEDLKIDWKLKEEEMILSEKDENSPTFKDKNY
- a CDS encoding GumC family protein — its product is MKKDQNIFREDSLKEILLPYLAKWHWFFIGVIIAVILGFFAIKKTAPVYEIITKILIKDAKKSGNGAADVAAMQGLSGLSGMSANSVENEMEVLASKKILSEVVNDLPLQCVIYSPGKFYDTELYRTQSPIIIQVINEKPFTESPKKKIEVLVSGNTLTLSSEEIDKPIKTFFNKTISLPYANLMIIKNPVFNYNELKGIENYNSLYFVYKTKESVIDDLQDAINVNLSNKDATVINLALRYENRNKAKDILNTLVKKYNNEAITEKNTESEKTKKFIDDRVGLISRELGNVELKKEGFKTSNEIVDISSQVGINLQSGTEAEKRQLELQTQLEINNMYLNSLNGKAKDEILPGNIGLDNGAAANAIATYNKAVLDRNRLLENATSENPLVKGLNEEIRILRSTIKESLNKSRSNILLTIGKISSQEQKSDQLLRKVPSQERLFRDIERQQQIKEQLYLLLLQKREETAITLAMSSDKARILDLAYSKRKPVAPLKMVILGISVLLGLGIPFLIIFLKRFFNTKISDSKSINKITDVAIIAEIPHLLPRENKIIQPNDVTNLAEAFRILATNVNLLLPVSQQKNKTILVTSSVKGEGKTLVSMNLALSIAKPGRKILLIGSDIRNPQLQRYKPEMKNAVGLTEFLYGSIQDVNDIIHPSGFNNNCDFIFSGIIPPNPVDLLENGNYGVLLDKIKDLYDYIIIDSAPLMPVTDTFTLIKYADAILYIVRSEKTELSYIEFADSVANDKLKNVSFVLNDVQDYNFGYGNKQGYGYSNTQTTAGFWNKVLSVFR